TCCCGGTTGACCTCGACTTCGGCATAGTCTCCCGGTTTCATGGCGCCGATCCATAGAGAGAGCTGCTGATGATTGCTCAGCTGCTTGCCATTCAGGCTGACAATGATATCGCCGGGACGGATGCCTGCATTGTCCGCCGCGGAGCCGGCTACTACGGACCCGACAACGGCTGCACCCTGAGACAGGTTCAGCGTTTCGATAAGGGCTTCGCTCGCGGGACCATAACTTACGCCAAGCTTCCCTCGCTCGACGCGCCCGGTGGCTATCAACTGGTCGGCCACGTTTCGTACGGTATTGACGGGGATGGCGAAGCCGATTCCCTGATATCCGCCCGTGCGAGTGATAATAGCCGTGTTGATCCCGATCAGTTCGCCCCGCAGATTGACCAACGGCCCCCCGGAATTTCCCGGATTGATCGCTGCATCCGTCTGAATGAAATTATATGTGGGGGCGGGTCCGCTTGCGTCGTCATTTACGCTGCCGTTTCCTATCCGAATCCGGCCTGTTGCGCTGATGATACCCGCGGTAACCGTATTGCCGAGCGATGCTTCTATAGGCGATCCGAAAGCCATGACCCACTGTCCGACCTTGATATGGTCGGAGTCTCCCATGCCGACATAAGGCAATGCTTCTGCGTCGATCTTGATCACGGCAACATCGCTTACAGGATCCGCTCCGATGACGCGCGCCTCGTATTCCGTACCGTCCATGGCGATGACGGCCAGCTCGTTCATGTTTTCGATGACATGATTATTGGTCAGGATATGCCCATCCGGCCGGATGAGGACGCCCGACCCGAGCCCCCTTCGCGGAATCTGCGGGCCATCGAAGTCGAAATCTCTGAAGAAATCCCCGAACGGGGTGTTCTCGAAAGGATTTGTCCGCGGTGCATCCGGGCTCCAGTCGGTCGGGAGGTTTTCTGCCTGGATCTGTACGACAGCCGGATTGACGCGTTCGACTACCTGGGTAAATGTGTCTTCCAGGGTGGTTGCTTCAGGGAGCGCATCGACGACCGGGGCACTTTCGGCGGCCCGGGTCTCGACGCCGGCCTTGTCTCCTATGCCGAATAGGTTGGCTCCCGTCATTGCGAACAGGCCGCCGGACAGGAAAACGGCAACGATCACGGCCAGCGAAACGGGATAATTTCTTTTTGTGCGCATGTTCGGATGTGGATTGGATTGCAACTATGCATGAGGTATGGCGCCGCCGCACAAGGCGCTGCGGCGACGTATTTCGTTGGCAGACAAAAACGTGCCAAATTCGAAATTATTGCGAAAATCCCGGACAAGCAGGTCGTTTGCCCATGTTACAGGCTACGTATGGCTACGTGCCCGGAATGCCCGGTTCGGTCATGGGGCGTACATCGAGGATGGCGTCAATGTCCGCCTCCGGGATCAGATTCATCTCCTGAAGGACATCCCGTACCGAACGCCGTTCCAGAGCCGCCTTTTTGGCAACCTGTGACGCTTTGTCATACCCGATAGCGGCATTGAGCGCTGTTGCGATCGACGGATTCAACTCAAGCAGTTCGCGGCAGCGTGCGCGATCCGCTTCAATTCCTTCTACGCATCGGATACGGAACGCATCACATGCCCCGGTCAGGATCGAGATGCTTTCCAGCATGCAATGCGCCATAACGGGCATCATCACATTCAGTTCGAGGTTGCCATGCTGTCCGCCAATCGTGATGGTTGTATGATTCCCCATCACGCGGGCGCAGGTCATCATCATGGCCTCACTGAGTACAGGATTGACCTTGCCCGGCATAATGGAGGATCCGGGCTGTACGGCAGGAACCCGGATTTCGGCTGCTCCGCTGGTGGGCCCTGCCCCGAGATAGCGCAGATCATTCGCTATTTTCATCAACGAGACCGCCAGTGTATTGAGTGCTCCGGATGCGCTGACGTACGCGTCTCTGGCGGACTGTGCTTCGAAGTGATTTTCCGCTTCGCGAAACGTCAGCCCGGATAACCCGGAAAGGTTTGCAATGGCTTTTTCGGGGAATTGCTTGTGCCGGTTGATCCCTGTCCCTGTGGCCGTACCTCCGAGGGCCAGTTCTTCCAGTTCCCCGGAAGCATCTTGCAGGCGGTTCATGCCATGCGCTATCTGGGACGCGTATCCGCCGAACTCCTGTCCGAGCCGCACGGGCGTGGCGTCCATCAGGTGGGTGCGCCCGCTTTTTACAACGTCGTCAAATTCGACGGACTTGTTTACAAGA
This Bacteroidetes bacterium SB0662_bin_6 DNA region includes the following protein-coding sequences:
- a CDS encoding Do family serine endopeptidase, which produces MRTKRNYPVSLAVIVAVFLSGGLFAMTGANLFGIGDKAGVETRAAESAPVVDALPEATTLEDTFTQVVERVNPAVVQIQAENLPTDWSPDAPRTNPFENTPFGDFFRDFDFDGPQIPRRGLGSGVLIRPDGHILTNNHVIENMNELAVIAMDGTEYEARVIGADPVSDVAVIKIDAEALPYVGMGDSDHIKVGQWVMAFGSPIEASLGNTVTAGIISATGRIRIGNGSVNDDASGPAPTYNFIQTDAAINPGNSGGPLVNLRGELIGINTAIITRTGGYQGIGFAIPVNTVRNVADQLIATGRVERGKLGVSYGPASEALIETLNLSQGAAVVGSVVAGSAADNAGIRPGDIIVSLNGKQLSNHQQLSLWIGAMKPGDYAEVEVNRDGEQKIFRIKLGGWENGESTLAGNEDAPETIGNRLMDELGITLGNVTPDLAREAGFEEETIDGVIVTDIDPTSYAAREANLRQGAVISEIDRKEVRNLKEFEAVYDNIEAGKAFIVRLRAPNGGAGITALKKPQAQEE
- a CDS encoding class II fumarate hydratase; this encodes MSEFRIETDSLGEVHVPADALFGAQTQRAAENFPISGLRFPRAFIQALGMIKHAAARANRSLGMLPEDKADAIANAAQQIIDGKYDDQFILDIFQTGSGTSTNMNANEVIATLANKALGGKEDGKHIHPNDDVNMSQSSNDVIPTTMHIAARMAIEHTLLPALERLRETLVNKSVEFDDVVKSGRTHLMDATPVRLGQEFGGYASQIAHGMNRLQDASGELEELALGGTATGTGINRHKQFPEKAIANLSGLSGLTFREAENHFEAQSARDAYVSASGALNTLAVSLMKIANDLRYLGAGPTSGAAEIRVPAVQPGSSIMPGKVNPVLSEAMMMTCARVMGNHTTITIGGQHGNLELNVMMPVMAHCMLESISILTGACDAFRIRCVEGIEADRARCRELLELNPSIATALNAAIGYDKASQVAKKAALERRSVRDVLQEMNLIPEADIDAILDVRPMTEPGIPGT